A single region of the Ignavibacteriota bacterium genome encodes:
- the sucC gene encoding ADP-forming succinate--CoA ligase subunit beta — protein sequence MKIHEYQGKEILRKYNVATPNGRVAFSPEEAVKVCVDMCQGSTEVADTKVWVVKAQIHAGGRGKGGGVKVSKSLDEVYQNASKIYGMNLITHQTGPEGRIVKRLLVEEGISIAKELYVGITLDRARSQNCVMASTEGGVEIEKVAAETPEKILKEYVNPAIGFREFQARRLAFALGLSGEALKNAVKFFISLYRAYTETDASLAEINPLVVTTDGRVLALDAKMNFDDNALYRHPDIVAMRDLDEEEPLEIEASKSNLNYIKLDGNVGCMVNGAGLAMATMDIIKLAGGEPANFLDVGGGANVETVSSGFRIILSDPNVKAVLVNIFGGIVRCDRVANGVIEAAKKVQVNIPVVVRLEGTNAKEAREILANSGLNFAVASSLQDAAAKVTAAIN from the coding sequence ATGAAAATCCATGAATACCAAGGAAAAGAAATTTTAAGAAAATATAACGTTGCTACACCAAACGGACGGGTTGCATTCTCGCCGGAGGAAGCTGTCAAGGTTTGTGTTGATATGTGCCAGGGAAGCACAGAAGTTGCCGATACAAAAGTCTGGGTGGTGAAAGCACAAATCCATGCTGGCGGTCGCGGCAAAGGAGGCGGCGTAAAAGTCTCGAAGTCGCTTGATGAAGTGTATCAAAATGCATCGAAGATTTATGGGATGAATTTGATTACTCATCAGACGGGACCGGAAGGAAGAATTGTCAAACGCTTGCTTGTTGAAGAAGGAATTTCGATTGCAAAAGAATTGTATGTTGGAATTACGCTTGACCGCGCACGTTCACAAAATTGTGTGATGGCTTCGACCGAAGGCGGCGTTGAGATTGAAAAAGTCGCAGCGGAAACTCCGGAAAAGATTTTGAAGGAGTATGTCAATCCTGCAATCGGATTCAGGGAGTTTCAGGCACGGCGACTTGCATTCGCTCTCGGCTTAAGCGGTGAAGCATTAAAGAATGCAGTGAAGTTTTTTATCTCGCTCTACCGGGCATACACAGAAACTGATGCCTCTCTTGCAGAAATCAATCCACTTGTGGTTACAACAGATGGGCGTGTGCTTGCACTTGATGCGAAGATGAACTTCGATGACAACGCACTCTACCGTCATCCTGATATTGTTGCGATGCGTGACCTTGATGAAGAAGAACCACTCGAAATCGAAGCATCGAAATCGAATTTGAACTACATCAAACTTGATGGAAATGTCGGTTGCATGGTGAACGGCGCAGGACTTGCAATGGCAACGATGGATATCATCAAACTTGCTGGCGGTGAGCCGGCAAACTTCCTCGATGTCGGCGGCGGCGCGAATGTCGAAACGGTTTCCAGCGGTTTCAGAATTATTCTTTCTGACCCGAATGTAAAAGCGGTTCTTGTGAATATTTTCGGTGGAATTGTTCGATGCGACCGCGTTGCAAACGGCGTCATTGAAGCGGCGAAAAAAGTTCAGGTGAATATTCCGGTTGTCGTCCGGCTCGAAGGAACAAACGCGAAAGAAGCGCGTGAAATTCTTGCAAATTCCGGGCTGAACTTTGCGGTTGCTTCAAGTTTGCAAGATGCAGCGGCGAAAGTAACAGCGGCGATCAATTAA